DNA from Rhodopirellula islandica:
CGGTTTCAGTGGACGGTTCTGCAGCGTCCATGTCATTGGACTGTTCGGGGGCCTGAGCCGCACCGAGAACGGTGTATTCGAAACGGCTGGTCGGCGTGTCCGCTCGCAATCGTTCCAGTGTTGCGGGCATGGCATCGATCAACGGTTGATACACCCCGGCGACGCTTCGCGGGGCGTAGGAAACGAGCACCACGATGAGACCCTTGGGTTGCGGGGTCTGTTTGTAGGCGGCGAACAGTCGGTCGGCGATTTCTTGGGTGCGTTGTGATTGCCGTTGGCTTTCCAAGCGAAAGGTTTCGGTGTGTCCCGAAGCCTCAAAAACAACGTCGCCGGTTTCGCGAGCGTGAACGGTCCAGACTTCCGCTCGCTTGAGCAGTTCGTCGTGGCCGACCAAAAAGCGGATCAGCGTGTTGGGGTCGGCGGAGGCAAGCTGCCGCGAGCGTTCGATGGCGCGTGCGATGACGTCCTGCGAATCGATGCCGGGACGCAGGATGGTTGCTTTGGATTCATCCGTGTCAAGGTTCAGCCAGCCACGCAGCATCTCGATGGCGCGGCCGACGTCTTGGGCACTGGATTGCTGAGTCGCGAGAGCCATGTTGCGTTCGGCGACCGCACGGTCTCGCTCGGATCGCCACATCGCTTGCTCCTCCAGCAATGCTTGACGCTCTTGCGAGATCTCCCGTGTTTGTTCTTGGGAGGTTTCGCGCATCTCCATGAACTGAGCGAAGACGATGATCAGCAACAGATCCATCAACGGTGTCAATTGGAACCGAATTCGCCGATGGCCAACGCGGGAGGCGTGGAAATCGGTTTCGCTGGCAGGAGACGCCGATTCGTTCACGTCGTCGCTTCCATGGCGGGCGTGGTTGGCATCACGTTGGGATCCACGCGATCCGCAGGGCCGAGTTCACGCTTGGCTTTGGACGCGGTTTCGCGCACGTGCAAACGGTTCTCTGAAAGCTTGGCAAACCCGGGTTCGACAAAACTGTTGATCAACATCAGCGTGATCGCCGAAGCGAGTCCCGCGAAGGTCGACCAGATGGCGTCACCAAAGCGTGTCACGATCACGCCCACGGAGGCTTGGTCGTCAGAAGCGAGCGCCGCGCCGATGGCGAGGATCGTTCCCAGCACACCCGCCAGCGGGTAGGCCTCGATCATGGTCCGGGCAACATTCCATGCCGTGTCGAACCGAAGCGAATGCAGGTAGTCACGCCGTTCGTCCAGGATTCGCATTCGTTGGCTGAGTGCCACGCGATGAGACGATCCCGGTGGCTCCACCAAGACGTCTTGGATGTCCGCCAGGCAAGCCTCGATTTGGTCGGAGGGGTGGGCGTCATGATCCATCCGACTGCGATTGGGAAGCGAATCCGTGAACCGCTGCAGCGTTTGCACGATCTTCTTGCGATCTCCCCGTGCCCACAGGGCCAGCACGAAGAAAAAGAACACGTGTGCCAACGCGGCAACCACGATGGCAACAGTGGAGTAAGACGAGATCAGCTCTAGCATGGCCAGTTGTTCAAGCGGTGGAAGATGTCTTCAACCAGCGTACCTGATACGGCGCCATCGCGATGGGGGCGTTCTGATCAAGCGACTCATCCGCCAGGGCGTCGAAGGTGAAATCGCCGGTGAGGTTCGCTGGCTCGATCTGGCGAGTTTCGCTGGATAGGTTGGCCAGCACGCACAGCGGAGATTCGTCATCGTGCTGCCGTACAAACCCGAGGAGACCATCGGCCGGAAGTTTCAAAACCTCCTGCGAAGCGTTGGGGTGAAACGCGGTTTGCCTTTTTCGAACGCTCAATAAATGACGGTAACCGTCTGAGACGAGTTGTTGCAGTGAACCGGCATCGGCAAGAGCCGACTCCAGTTCGGATCGATCGTACTTGTGGCGATTGATGCGGCGGGGAATGTCCGATGCTTCCACGCCAGCAATGTCGTTGGGCGATCCGACCAAGGAATGGAAGTAAACCGCCGGCACGCCGCGCATCGACAACATGATCGCCTGCGTGGCCAAGAAACGTTTGGCGTGTTCCGTCGCGGGAACGGTAGTGCGATCGGCCACCGCATCCAGGTAAGTGACGTTCAGTTCGTACGGGCTTTGCGAGCCATCGGGTTGGGTACGCATTCCGATGCGACCACCATGAGCTTTCGCAATCTCAACGAGTGCGTCGACTCGCTCGGGTGGCAAGATGCCTTCCACGGGCCGAACCCCGATGCCGTCATGGGATGCCGTGAAGTTGAAATACGTGACTTGGTCGGTGGGTAAAACCAGCGACCGCATCCAGTTTTGCAGCACGCCGGTGTCACCGCTGTGAATGGCATCGAGCAACAGCGGCGGCAGGCTGAACTGATACACCATGTGGGCTTCATCGGTGCCGTCGCCGAAGTAGGAGATGTTCTCGGCGTGAGGCACATTGGTTTCCGTCAGCACGATGGTTCCCGGTGCGGCAACATCGAGCACGTGACGCATCAAACGGACCGCGGCGTGAGTTTGTGGCAGGTGCAAGCATGACGTGCCGATCTCTTTCCATAGAAACGCGATCGCGTCGAGGCGAATGATGCGGGCCCCTCGGCGCGCGTATTCAACCAACGTTTCCAGCATCGCCAACATGACACGCGGGTTGGCGTAGTTCAGGTCGACTTGATCGGCGCTGAATGTGGTCCAGACGTAACGCTTGCCCGATGCGGAATCGAACTCCGTCAGCAGTGGCAAGCTGCGTGGTCGGACGACTTGGGAGAGATCTTCCGATGGATCGGCGGTGGAATAGAAGTCCTTGTATTCCGGTTCGTCGTTCAGGAAGCCTTGGAACCAACGGTGTTGTTGCGACGAATGGTTGAGCACCAAGTCGTACATCAAATCAAAGCGTTCTCCCAACCGCTCGATGTCGTCCCAGTCGCCGGATTCAGGATCCACGGCCAAATAATCCGCGACGGAAAACCCATCGTCGCTGGTCGAAGGACAAAACGGCAGCAAGTGAACGCAGCGGATCAATTCATCGAGGTTGTGATCCAGCAGGAATTGCCGTTGGGCGTCGAGTGGCGACTTGCC
Protein-coding regions in this window:
- a CDS encoding MotA/TolQ/ExbB proton channel family protein, translated to MLELISSYSTVAIVVAALAHVFFFFVLALWARGDRKKIVQTLQRFTDSLPNRSRMDHDAHPSDQIEACLADIQDVLVEPPGSSHRVALSQRMRILDERRDYLHSLRFDTAWNVARTMIEAYPLAGVLGTILAIGAALASDDQASVGVIVTRFGDAIWSTFAGLASAITLMLINSFVEPGFAKLSENRLHVRETASKAKRELGPADRVDPNVMPTTPAMEATT
- a CDS encoding alpha-amylase family glycosyl hydrolase yields the protein MSSTIDDATRSRITDVYGHVPDVLAEGLQRCFDQSNHPSSPDELWDHRDVVMITYADQIREPGKSPLDAQRQFLLDHNLDELIRCVHLLPFCPSTSDDGFSVADYLAVDPESGDWDDIERLGERFDLMYDLVLNHSSQQHRWFQGFLNDEPEYKDFYSTADPSEDLSQVVRPRSLPLLTEFDSASGKRYVWTTFSADQVDLNYANPRVMLAMLETLVEYARRGARIIRLDAIAFLWKEIGTSCLHLPQTHAAVRLMRHVLDVAAPGTIVLTETNVPHAENISYFGDGTDEAHMVYQFSLPPLLLDAIHSGDTGVLQNWMRSLVLPTDQVTYFNFTASHDGIGVRPVEGILPPERVDALVEIAKAHGGRIGMRTQPDGSQSPYELNVTYLDAVADRTTVPATEHAKRFLATQAIMLSMRGVPAVYFHSLVGSPNDIAGVEASDIPRRINRHKYDRSELESALADAGSLQQLVSDGYRHLLSVRKRQTAFHPNASQEVLKLPADGLLGFVRQHDDESPLCVLANLSSETRQIEPANLTGDFTFDALADESLDQNAPIAMAPYQVRWLKTSSTA